Part of the Arachis hypogaea cultivar Tifrunner chromosome 6, arahy.Tifrunner.gnm2.J5K5, whole genome shotgun sequence genome, ccaaactgaacaatccccggcaacggcgccaaaaacttggtgcgcgaaattgtgaacaatacttttcacaactctcataatcctcggtcatgaaccccaaaaacttggtgttcaataccttggcattacacaacttcgcacaactaaccagcaagtgcactgggtcgtccaagtaataaaccttacgcgagtaagggtcgatcccacggagattgttagtatgaagcaagctatggtcatcttgtaaatcttagtcaggcaaactcaaatggatatgatgatgaacgaaataaacataaagataaagatagaggtacttatgtaattcattggtaggaacttcagataagcgcatgaagatgccttcccttccgtctctctgctttcctactgtcttcatccaatccttcttactcctttccatggcaagcttatgtagggtttcaccgttgtcaatggctacctcccatcctctcagtgaaaacgtttgcctatgctctgtcacagcatggggtaatcagctgtcggttctcggtcaggccggaatagaatccatcgattcttttgcgtctgtcactaacgccccgcctgctaggagtttgaagcacgtcacagtcattcaatcattgaatcctactcagaataccacagacaaggttagaccttccggattctcttgaatgctgccatcagttctagcctataccacgaagactctgatctcacggaatggttggctcggttgtcaggcgagcactcggttgtcaggcgatcaaccatgcatcgtgcaatcaggaatccaagagatattcacccaatcgaaggtagaacggaggtggttgtcagtcacacgttcataagtgagaatgatgatgagtgtcacggatcatcacattcatcaagttgaagaacaagtgatatcttagaacaagaacaagcggaattgaatggaagaacaatagtaattgcattaatactcgaggtacagcagagctccacaccttaatctatggtgtgtagaaactccaccgttgaaaatacataagaacaaggtctaggcatggccgaatggccagcctcccaatgatctaagctagcataaaaatgaatatagctaccaaagtctccaaatacaatagtaaaaggtcctacttatagagaactagtagcctaaggtttacagaaatgagtaaatgacataaaaatccacttccgggcccacttggtgtgtgcttgggctgagcaatgaagcattttcgtgtagagactcttcttggagttaaacgccagcttttatgccagtttgggcgtttaactcccattttggtgccagttccggcgtttaacgctgggatttctgagggtgactttgaacgccggtttgggccatcaaatcttgggcaaagtatggactatcatatattgctggaaagcccagaatgtctactttccaacgccgttgagagcgcgccaattgggcttctgtagctccagaaaatccacttctagtgcagggaggtcagaatccaacagcatctgcagtcctttttagtctctgaatcagatttttgctcaggtccctcaatttcagccagaaaatacctgaaatcacagaaaaatacacaaactcatagtaaagcccagaaaagtgaattttaactaaaaactaataaaaatatactaaaatctaactagatcctaccaaaaacatactaaaaacaatgccaaaaagcatacaaattatccgctcatcaatgtctTTGTATAAAATTggctttccttttttttatttgattgatacAAATAATAGAATAACAACTAAATCAACAAaagatataagatatttttttttaccttGAGGCATTTTACTTGAATATGTGAAGTTTTGAAAAATTAACtcgtgaaagaaaaaaatataaaattcaaaagaaaaaataaaacaatctaGATGTATAAGAAAGAAATATAGAAGAatacaatttaaaattaaaaatattaaaatattaaaattcgatattttaatttttgtttaaaaaaaattaacaatttaaaattaaaactatacCCTCCGATTTCTGGTTTcaggaaataaaaaaattaaaaattaaaatgagatCTTTcgatttcatttttttaaatagtctttcatattaaaaaaaaacaaaaaagacaaTATATTTAAAATACCATGTTTTAAatctatattaaaattttttatccttGAATTGATGCTTAATATAATTGAATAAGCATATTACTAAGATTTTAGGAGTATGTTCTCCCTTCGCATAGGTTTGGAGAGAGTACAACATGAGCGACGGAAGAGTGACTGGTGAGAGCTAGGTGGAGTGTTTGAGGGAAGAACATGATGAGACTTTACCAATCAAGGAGATTATCAGAGAGAGTGCAGAAAGGGTTGCTTCAGGTGACAAGGAGGACTTACGTAAGGGTAATGCTAGGGTGACTAATAAGGTTTCGTTTTGTGATAAGGTGATCGGGTCTTTTGAAATCTTCGGACTTGATAGGGTTGATGTCTTGGATGGTGATACGATGGCAATAGCCACGGAAAAATAAGGTGATCCAACACCTCTGAAGATTAGCTTTACCGAAGAAGCTAGGAACACTTTATCAGAACCTTACAAGAAGGCCATGGTGATTAAGGTTCTTGCGAAACACTTCAGCTATATGGTTTTGGTACATAAATTGAACGGGGTATGGAGGCTTAAAGGTAGTTATGAAATTTTGGATGTTGGGTTCAATTACTTCTTCCTCAAATTTGATCTCAGGAAAGATAGGGAGAATATTTTATTAGGGGTTCATGGATGATGTTAGGTCATTATATCACGGTTAAGCTATGGCCTCCGAATTTTAAACCATGTGAGGCCTCCTTTGGGAACACCAGTGTTTGGATAAAAATTGCAAGATTGAATATATAATATTACCATGAGAAAGTGATTATGCATATTGCCTCCGTTGTAGGTAAATCAGTCAAGATAGACCTTGCAACTAAGTTGGCGGAGAGAGAAAAATTTGCTCAGACTTGTGTTCAAGTGAATTTGGGGTAGCCGGTTGTTCGGAAAGTGGTTGTAGACGACTATGAATATAGCATGAAATATGAATGTTTACAATTGATATGTGAGAGGTGCAATTACTTTAGATATGTTGCAGGTGAATGTAACGTGATCGTGGTTACCTCGGCatctgtggaagagcaggtaagGACAGTTAACACGGCGACGGATCATGAAAAATGTTCGTCTGACCAGGTTcagcaaattttttaatttagatttataccCATTAATTTTACGTCAGTTACGAATTCGACGGAGAAGATAAAGGCAAggtataagaagaagaaaatgatggTTACGTTGAAAAAAAAGAGGACAGGACTAAAATTtgcagcaaaagaagaaagaaaatgaatcaAACCGAAAAGATTTTTTCGAACGTAAGTGACCGAATaaagatattaataaaaattaatgaatatattGTAAAATGAATAAAACTATTACCTCACAAAGCTATCAAATCATAGTattaaaaacatatattaaagaCAATAAATACCTAATAACGATTATatcaaaaaacataaaaaaaaggaaaattaagatTTCCGTAAGTTGTCTTCTCGAACTGATATCCATATTGTTCAAATTAAGATCTTCGAATTTCATTAAATTGTGGTTTCTGCAAAAGGTAGGAACAATATTATTATCACATTCATATTTCATAtgattacttaaaaaaataacaagTTTCATTTTCATACTAAGTTGGTTAAAGCCAAacactaattttatttaatttttaaatctctttgtaCTTGATTACTGCAAAGACATTGGCAGAAGGGGAGAGAGAAACAAGAAAGTAGTGAGGTGAGGTGAGGGGGGTTCACTTCGAAAGCAGTGACAAAGACACATGCATGTTCACGCACTCAACGGCCAAGATTCTCTCAAAATCCCATCATCAAAATCGACGCTGAACGTTTCATTCTAACCTCTGAGcccaaccctaaaccctatcaTAGTTAAGGAATTAGGATCAGGTAACCAACCATGGTTAAATAAATCAATCCACACCCAACCAATTGGGTTTTGAGCTAACcgttctctctcttttctctctctctctctctctctctgacttTGGGTTTCAGCTTTAACAAAGAAAGAAGCATGTGAGAGTggcagaaagagaagaaaagggtTTCGTTTTTTTTCTTTCCGCTATTGAGGTGTGTTCCTCTCTGTAGTCTATAATGTAACTACGATCTGTGCAAAACAACCTTAGATTTTCTCAGATCTATCTAtctatccattttattttttttttaaccgaCATCCTCGTCGTCATCATAACCATTTGATTCGGAAAAATTCTTCTTTTtcctgttgtttttttttttacttttctttccatCATTTCCCGATTTTCTCTTACTCCAGTTGTGTTCTGTAGAGAAAACTTGTGTCTATTTTGGTTACCCTTCAAGCAGATCTATTCTGTGAaatgtaaaattttcaatttttatcggTACCTTTTTTCTCTTCTGTAGATCTCTCATGATGTTCTATACTTAGAGATCTTGTTTTTCTCGCCATTGTTCATACCAAGGTCTGTTTTTTCCCCCTCAGGTTTCAGATCTTAGGTCCACCATGGTGTAGATTAAGCCGTTTgggttgtttgttttgtttttccttttttaccCCTTCCTTTCGAAGAAGATGGAAACTTTCCCGGAAAATTTGGGGGGTTTGGGCTGCTAAgttaagaaaagagaaaaattggAAGAAAATAAGAGATGAATTATTTCCCAGACGAGGTAATAGAGCATATATTTGAGTATGTAGGTTCACACCGTGATAGGAACGCTTTATCTTTAGTGTGCAGGAGCTGGTACAGAATAGAGAGATGCACAAGAGAGAAAGTGTTCATTGGTAACTGCTACTCTATAACCCCTGAGAGGTTGATTCAGAGGTTCCCTTCTTTGAAGTCTCTAACTTTGAAGGGGAAGCCTCACTTTGCTGACTTCAGCTTGGTCCCTCATGGCTGGGGTGGATTTGTGTATCCATGGATTGAAGCACTTGCTAAGGGGAAGGTTGGGTTGGAGGAGCTTAGGTTGAAGAGAATGGTTGTCTCTGATGAGAGCCTTGAGCTTCTTTCTCGTGCTTTCCCTAATTTCAAGAGTCTTGTTCTTGTTAGCTGTGAAGAGTTCACTACTGATGGTCTTGCTGCTATAGCTGCAAATTGCAAGTAAGAAATGATTCTTCTTTTTGGGGTGAATATTTTTTTGATGATTGTGTTGTTTttgtttggttttgatcttgtGTTGCTTTTTTTGTTTGTAACAAATTGATGGTTCTAGCTGGTTTGGTAGCTATAGTGTTTTAGTTTTGTTATGTATGAATATTTCTCAGTTGATAATTGATAATTTGGTTGTACTCTTTAAGAAAAAGTGGTTGAATGGCTTTGAAGTTTGAAGTGAACTTATTCACTTGTCATGTTTTACTGAGTACTACATTGATCTGTTTAAATTTgtgaattattaattattagtatttttgtttTGTCTTCTGTTTTAGGATAGGTTGTTTGCTGTGCATTTGTTGGGGTTATGGATGAACATGTTAAGAAATCTATTTTGCTTATATACAATAGAAATGGAGGATGATAAAAGTGTGTTCTTGactcttcattttgtttttatttgtttggGATTGCAATATAGGTGGCTTCGAGAACTTGACCTTCAAGAAAATGAAGTTGATGATCACAAGGGTCAGTGGCTTAGTTGCTTCCCCGACAGCTGCACGTCGCTTGTCTCTCTTAATTTTGCTTGCCTTAAAGGAGAGATTAATACTGGAGTGCTTGAGAGACTTGTTGCAAGATCTCCTAACCTTAAGAGCTTAAGATTAAACCGCTCTGTGCCCCTTGACGCACTCCAGAGGATATTGGCGCGAGCCCCTCAGCTAGTAGATTTGGGAGTAGGGTCATTAGTCCATGATCCAGCTATGGAGACCTTCGCCAAGCTAATGACTACCATGAATAAGTGCAAGTCAATAACAAGCTTGTCGGGATTTTTGGAAGTTACTCCTCGCTGCCTCACAGCTATGTATCCTATTCTTCCGAAATTAACATCCTTAAACTTGAGTTATGCAGCAGGCATTCCAGGCAGTGATTTGATAAAATTGATTCGTCACTGCAAGAAACTTCAGCGCTTATGGGTAAACACATCAGTCTCAAAATCTTTTCCAATTATATGTATATTGTTTTGTTGGTGGATGCTGATAACTTTTGTAATTGCGTGCAGATAATGGATTCCATTGGAGATAAAGGGCTAGGTGTTGTAGCTAACACGTGTAAGGAATTGCAAGAATTGAGGGTTTTTCCTTCTGACAACATTGGTCAGCATGCGGCTGTCACAGAGAAGGGATTGGTTGCGATATCTATGGGCTGCCCGAAACTTCACTCATTGCTCTACTTCTGCCACCAGATGACAAATGCTGCCCTAATAACTGTGGCCAAGAACTGCCCAAATTTTATCCGCTTTAGGTTGGCTATCCTTGACGCAACAAAACCCGACCCCGACACAAATCAGCCACTGGATGAAGGTTTTGGGGCGATTGTGCAATCTTGCAGGCGTCTTAGGCGGCTTTCCCTCTCTGGCCAGCTGACTGATAAGGTATTCCTCTACATCGGAATGTATGCTGAGCAGCTTGAGATGTTGTCCATTGCCTTTGCCGGGGAGAGTGACAAGGGGATGCTCTATGTTCTGAATGGATGCAAGAAGCTCCGCAAGCTTGAGATCAGGGACTGCCCTTTCGGCAACACAGCACTTCTGACAGACGTAGGGAAGTATGAAACAATGCGATCCCTTTGGATGTCGTCGTGCGAAGTAACCGTCGGAGCATGCAAGGTGCTAGCAATGAAGATGCCGAGGCTAAATGTTGAGATCTTCAACGAGAATGAGCCAGCCGACTGCGAGCCGGATGATGTGCAGAAGGTGGAGAAGATGTACTTGTACCGGACATTGGCTGGGAAGAGGAAAGATGCACCGGAATATGTATGGACCCTTTAGGTGCATTTTTaggtcaattttaattttattgttattattgagcAGTTTGTACGTTAGGCtgacttattaatgcaattttagCCTTGTGTAGTGGTTGGTTTGTTATTTCCTTGCATTTGCTAGATTTATGCATAAATATTAGATGCCTTAACTTTCTTCCTAGTTCTTAATCATTATTATTCCATAATAATGTCTCCACCTTGTTATATAGATTTAGAGCGTCTCTCTACTTGTAGGATGAGACGTTACTTTAGTTTCAGAGGGTAAAGTGTGACCTTTATATCCATCAAGAGGTTAAGCacaaatcaaattagttttaattataaattatataaaacttTACGTTTAGTTATTTCTCCTAATAAATGGTATATTTACTCCTCAACATATTCAAGTGTGCTAAACTTAAAGTTTTGAATcttgaaaaatatttatactaCACGGCAAGTTGGACAAGTGTTGAGTATTCTATGAAACAAATTTCTAGTGCTCCTTCTCTGGTTattgtgaaattatatttttcacaATTTATCCAAAACAAAAATAGGCATCAAGCTGCAATATTTGGTCCGTCTAACATTTTATAACAAATCAACTTGATCAAACACTGAACGGTATGCATTTTTCCACAATTTCTCAATGTCATTTCAGAACAATTTACTGTTTGGTGAGTATAATTTGATTATATGCTATGGCCTTGAAGCAGCGCCATATCATGTTGTATTCTAAGGTATATTCTTTTTATCAACAAGCATCCAAGCCTTTGATAAATGAGGATTGAGCATAATTATAACTTTTAATTAGAGCCCTCTTTTGGGGTAGAGTTCAGATCCATTAGCATATAAGTAAAGTTGGATCCAGATATGATGGTTGGTATCCACTTATCTTAATTTAAAGCAGCTGAACATGACTAATCAATTGGTTGGAATGGGAAATTCGACGCCTCAATTTTGGACCATGTTTGGAACCCATTAAAAAAAAActgttttcttcaaaaatatattttacataaaaaataataatgtttgaGTTGTAATAAGAAGATAGTTTATAACCAAAACTAATATTTTTAAGCTAAAAATAGCATATAAGCTGTGAAGCACTGACACAGACACAAGATACGATACAACACGAGATAcgtaaatacataaattttaattttttataagatattggacatgtcatatatatatatatatatatatatatatatatatatttttttttttttggacctgGTGTAGGCCGGACACCCGGCCCACACCCTAACAGAACCGAGCCCCACACCCGCCCGCCTAACTATCCTAATTCAAACAACAgataacctctctctctctctcaaccaaCCACTCTCACTTAACGCACTAAACCAGAAGAGGCAAATTCCAGAACTAACGACTCGAGAAAAAGAGGATGACTCTGAATCAGGTTGGCCAAAGGCGGAGACCCAGTTCGATCCGGCTCTCCGGAGAAGAAGAAGGACGGAGTTGCTCCCCTGTTCATTCCCTTTTAGGCGGATAGTTTTTGAGGAGCGCTACTCCGACTCACAGAAGCTAGGCTGCTGGAAGCCGCTTGCGACGAAACAAGCTCCGATAGAAATGATACCTAGATAAGCGGCACTTTGGCATAGGAGAAGTCTGATGGGATCCCTACAAGCTTGGTTGGTTTGATGCTCTATGCGGTAAAGGTGCCTTCCCTTCCCAATTGCTCCAATCCTCGATCCCCTTAACCTGCCAATTAACCATTCCTCATCTTTtccttaaaataaatattattttgtataataatatatatatatatatatatatatatatatatatatatatatatatattatactattagtttttttttttttttgactaagATCCAATTCTCGAAAGGAATATCttatctttagttttttttttaaagataatatatatatatatatatatatatatatatatatgagagtatatagttatttatatatatataacatagatCTGGCCATGCTTGCAAAGTGAGCTCTATTGACAGCTCTAATTATGCATTCAGGTTTGCTGATGAGAATTTTGGAGAAGCAGTCCAATTCTTTCTCTTCTGATGATGTCTGCAGTTTGAGGCGGGGGAGTTATTGGCCAACTAGCAGGAAGTAGATTTTTGAGTTTCAGAGCTGCTAGTGAATGAGCCAGTCTGTTTCCTTCTCGAGGGGTCCAGGTGAAACCACAGTTTGAGAGTcttttttgaatagaaattatGTCTTGAATGATTGGGTCTATTTCCCAAATTGTATCCCCTGACTTGAGAGTCTGAACAATCTGCAGACTATCTGTTTCAATGATGGctctttgaatatttaaattttccACTAGAATTACAGCTTCCCTTAATGCTTGTGCCTCTGCTGATAGGCTTGAGTTTGCTTGAATCACTGTTGCAGATCCCCCCAGGATTTTTCCTGTATGGTCTCTGATCACTGAAGCTGTTGCCCCTGTCTTAGTTCCAATGGAAAAAGCAGCATCAGAATTTACCTTGAGCCAGCTCTGAGGAGGAGGTCTCCAAATGACAGGTAATGATCTCCCTTTGTTGTCTTCTCTGACTTTGGagatgttttcttttattaggcTGTTGTATTCTTTCTCTATTATTCTTGCATGATTGATGGTAGACTCTGGGTTAGGCTCTATGTTGTTGTACTCGTAGTTGTTTCTAGCCTTCCAAATTGTCCACATAGTGATGCCAATTCTACTCCAATTCTGGTCCACTTCCGTTCTGTTGGCTTCTTTACACTTTATGTACATTTGTTGTAGCCATTGTCCCACTGATCTGACGTTTTGGTTTGTTGGCGTGCATTGTGACTGTGAGCCAAACCACACTGCTCTGGTCCAATCGCAGAGCAGGAGAGTATGTTCACTGGTCTCTTCCTCTTGCGCACAGATCGGACAAACACTATTTGTcaataaactctttttttttaaatttgcccTTACCGGTATGATGTTGTGTGCGACCTTCCACAGGAACATTTTGATTTTTTGGGGTGCCTTTATGTTCCAAATCCCTTCCCATAGTTCTTCGAACACTGAGCTTGATGATGGGCTATAGTAGTGACTTctttcgtcttcttctttttttgccGCATAGTACCCTGTTTTGGTTGTGAATTCTCCATCCTTCCTGAAGGGCCACAATAATCTGTCCTCCTTAGAGATCCTGCTTACTGGAGTTTGGAGTATTTTTTGTGCTACAACTGGGGGGAAACTCCTTTGGATTTTCGCTCTATCCCATACTCTAGAAGGTGTTAGTAGTTCTTCTACTCTTTGATTGTCACTTCCTCCTCTTTTGAGTGGCTCGTTGAATCCATGAATCCAGTTATCACCCCATACCTTCACTCCACTTCCTTTGCCTATGCTCCATTTTCCTTTACTCTTTATAAGCTCCCTCCCTTGCAGTAAGCTGTTCCATATCCATGTGCCCTTCCGATGCTTTGACGCTTCCCAAAAATCGCAATCTGGAAAATATAGAGCCTTGAGCACTTGTACCCATTTTGCTTCCGGGTTCCTGATCACTCTCCAAGCCTGTTTGGCTAGATGCGCCGTATTCTGGTGGTGAAACTCCTTAAAACCGAGTCCTCCTTCCTTCTTACTCTTGCATAGCTTTGGCCAAGCCTTCCAATGGATCCCTCTTTCTCTTCCTTGACTTCTCCACCAAAACTTAGCGATTTTGGCATTTAATTTATTGCAAAAGGATTTGGGGAACCTTAGAATGCTCATGGCGTATGTTGGAATTGCTTGAATGACTGCTTTTATAAGGACCTCCTTACCAGCTTGATTTAACaggctttctttccatccttctaTTTTTCCTTCCACTTTTTCCATGATCCACTCTAGAGCCTTGCCTTTCGCCCTTCCCCATTGAGCCGGGAGTCCCAAGTATCTCCCTGGGCTGTCCCAAG contains:
- the LOC112697132 gene encoding protein AUXIN SIGNALING F-BOX 2; translation: MNYFPDEVIEHIFEYVGSHRDRNALSLVCRSWYRIERCTREKVFIGNCYSITPERLIQRFPSLKSLTLKGKPHFADFSLVPHGWGGFVYPWIEALAKGKVGLEELRLKRMVVSDESLELLSRAFPNFKSLVLVSCEEFTTDGLAAIAANCKWLRELDLQENEVDDHKGQWLSCFPDSCTSLVSLNFACLKGEINTGVLERLVARSPNLKSLRLNRSVPLDALQRILARAPQLVDLGVGSLVHDPAMETFAKLMTTMNKCKSITSLSGFLEVTPRCLTAMYPILPKLTSLNLSYAAGIPGSDLIKLIRHCKKLQRLWIMDSIGDKGLGVVANTCKELQELRVFPSDNIGQHAAVTEKGLVAISMGCPKLHSLLYFCHQMTNAALITVAKNCPNFIRFRLAILDATKPDPDTNQPLDEGFGAIVQSCRRLRRLSLSGQLTDKVFLYIGMYAEQLEMLSIAFAGESDKGMLYVLNGCKKLRKLEIRDCPFGNTALLTDVGKYETMRSLWMSSCEVTVGACKVLAMKMPRLNVEIFNENEPADCEPDDVQKVEKMYLYRTLAGKRKDAPEYVWTL